Proteins from a genomic interval of Watersipora subatra chromosome 10, tzWatSuba1.1, whole genome shotgun sequence:
- the LOC137406671 gene encoding uncharacterized protein, producing the protein MPTIFLLRVGILHDILLGMHMTLGTSYRGVAYYYSLDPRYQTHPQLEHKVARTLELVNDSKHKYDNSEGNTDEYLKIFEDLAKSLAAARIPVLPSKEEMSAEVLDCLNTYETGVQMLYDSQKVPGLKEDKKVLKEKVKKKSKRLKD; encoded by the exons ATGCCAACCATATTTCTATTACGAGTTGGAATTCTGCATGACATTCTTCTTGGTATGCACATGACATTAGGCACTTCCTACCGGGGTGTTGCATACTATTACTCACTAGACCCCCGATACCAGACACACCCACAACTCGAACATAAGGTAGCAAGGACTCTTGAGTTAGTAAATGACAGCAAGCACAAATATGACAACTCTGAAGGTAATACAGATGAATATTTGAAGATATTTGAAGACCTGGCCAAAAGCCTGGCCGCTGCACGCATTCCAGTTCTCCCATCAAAAGAGGAGATG AGTGCTGAAGTATTGGACTGCCTAAACACCTACGAAACAGGAGTTCAGATGCTGTATGACAGCCAGAAGGTCCCTGG GTTAAAGGAGGACAAAAAGGTGCTAAAGGAAAAGGTTAAAAAAAAGAGCAAGAGATTGAAAGATTAA